ACCATGGTGGGCAGCGAATCGCTGGGCCGCCCGCGCGGCATCAACAGCGAAGGCCTCAAACGCCGCGGTTTCGATGCCGAGCGCATCACCGCGATCAAGCGCGCCTACCGCACGCTCTACGTGGCCGGCCTGCCGCTTGCCGACGCGAAGCTGCAGCTCGCCGAGCAGGCCAGGAGCAGCGAGGACGTGCGCGGGATGCTCGAGTTCATCGCAGCGGCAGAGCGGCCGTTGTTGCGATGAAGGAAATCGGGAATCGAGAGTCGGGAATCGAGACAGGCGTGCATGAGCGCGCGCCTGCAGACGGCGACCCGACGGCTCTGCCGATTCCCCATTCCCCACTCCCCATTCCCGGCGCGCGTGCGCGCCCTCCCCGCATCGCGCTGATCGCAGGCGAGGCCTCCGGCGACATCCTGGGCGCGGGGCTGATCGAGCAGTTGCGGCTGCGCTACCCGGGTGCCGAATTCGTGGGCATCGGCGGCGATGCGATGCGCGGTGCGGGATGCCAGACCTGGTTCGATGCCAGCGAGCTGGCGGTGATGGGCCTGACCGAGGTGCTGCGGCATCTGCCGCGCCTGCTCAAGCTGCGCAGCGCGTTCCGCGAGCGCGTGCTGGCGTGGAAGCCGGACGTGTTCATCGGCATCGATGCGCCGGATTTCAATCTGCCGGTGGAGCGCTGGCTCAAGCAGCGCGGCATCAAGACCGTGCATTACGTCAGCCCCTCGGTCTGGGCCTGGCGCGAAAAGCGTGCGGAAAAGATCGGCGCCAGTGCCGACCTGGTGCTGTGCCTGTTCCCGATGGAACCGCCGATCTATGCCAAACACGGCGTGGACGCGCGCTTCGTCGGCCACCCGATGGCCGACGACATCGGCTACCAGGCCGACCGCGAGGCCGCGCGCGCCAAGCTGGGGTTGTCTGCCTCCAGTACCGTGCTGGCGGTGCTGCCGGGCAGCCGACATGGCGAGATCAGCCGCCTCGGCGACACCTTCTTCCAGGCGGCCTGGCTGGTGTCCGAACACCTGTCCAATTTGCATGTGCTGGTGCCCGCCGCCAACCCGGGCTGCAAGCAATCGCTGGCCGAACAGCTATCGCGTTCTTCGCTGCCGGTGATGCGCTCGCACCTGCTCGACGGCCAGGCGCGCACGGCGATGCTGGCCGCCGACGTGGTGCTGCTGGCCTCCGGCACCGCCACGCTGGAGGCCATGCTGGTCAAGCGCCCGATGGTGGTCGGCTACAAGGTGGCGCCGCTGACCTACCGCATCGTCAAGACGCTGGGACTGCTCAAGGTCAACCGCTATGCGCTGCCCAACATCCTGGCCAACGACGACCTCGCCCCCGAGCTGATGCAGGACGACTGCACCCCGGAACGGCTATGTGTGGCGCTGCTGGACTGGTTCAAGCACCCCGGCAAGGTCGCCGCCCTGCAGCCGCGGTATCTGGCCCTGCACGCGCAACTGCGCCGCGATGCGTCCGCACGCGCGGCCGATGCGGTGGCCGGGCTGCTTCAGGGCCGGGATTCGGGAGTGGGCATTCGGGATTCGTCAGGAGCGAAGGCATGAATCTCCGCGCCTCTCACCCTCCAGGCGAAAGTGCAAATGCCGAGCAACGTCAGTCGCCGTTGTTTAGCCAATCCCAAATCCCTAATTCCCAATCCCGGCTCTTGGTCGCCGGCGTCGACGAAGCCGGCCGCGGTCCGCTCGCCGGTCCCGTCGCGGTGGCAGCGGTGGTATTCGACCCGGGCAAGCCGCGCATCAACGGGCTGGACGATTCCAAGCAGCTCAGCGCGCAGCGCCGCGAGCAGCTGTATGCGCGCATCATCGACCGGGCACTGGCGTGGTCGGTGGTGTTGATCGACAGCGAGGAGATCGACCGCATCAACATCTACCAGGCGACCATGCTCGGCATGCGGCGCGCGGTGGAAGGGGTGGCGCATGTGGCCGGGTTCGCGCGCATCGACGGCAACCGCGTCCCCAAGGGGCTGCCCTGCCCGGCCGAGGCGCTGATCGGTGGCGATGCGCTGGACCGCGCCATCATGGCTGCCTCGATCGTGGCCAAGGTCACTCGCGACCGCCTGATGCATCAGCTGCATGCCCAGCACCCCGAATACCGCTTCGACCAGCACAAGGGGTACAGCACCCCGACCCACCTGGCGGCCCTGCAGACCCATGGGCCGTGCCTGCAGCATCGCCGCAGCTTTGCGCCGGTGCGGTTGGCACTGGAGAGCCGTGAGAGCCGGGAGAGCCGGGACCCGGGACCCGGGACCGGGGACCCGGAACAGCTGCAGGTTGGGCGGTTGGTGGCGCCGCTTTAGAGGTCGGGACCCGGAAGAGCAACAGCACAGCAACAGCAACAGAAACGGCGGGTGGCGTCCCGCCACGTAGTCCCGCTTTTGCTTTCCTGGGTCCCGGCCCCCGGTTCCCGGCTTGTCAAGCCTTGTCCGCCCCCGCCCCCGCCGGTACCCTGACCGCGCATTATTCCGGTCCCGCATGTCCACTTCCCGTTTCGTCCATCTGCACGTCCACACCGAGTTCTCGCTGGCGGATTCCACCATCCGTGTGCCCGAGAAACCGGATCAGGCTGACCCGAAAAAGGCCAAACAGGCCAACCTGCTGAGCCGGGCGGTCGAACTCGACATGCCCGCGCTGGCGGTCACCGACCTCAACAACCTGTTCGCGCTGGTCAAGTTCTACAAGGCCGCCGAAGGCGTGGGCATCAAGCCCATCGCCGGCGCCGACGTGATGATCGCTACGCCGGACATGACGCCCTGGCGCATGACCCTGCTGTGCCGCGACCGCGACGGCTACCTGAGCCTGTCGCGGCTGCTCACGCGCGCCTGGATGGAAGGCCACCGCCCCGAAGGCGGCGTGGCGATCCATCCGGAATGGCTGCAGGCCGGCCACGCCAACCTGTTCGCGCTGGCCGGTCGCGACAGCCTGGCCGGGCGCCTGTTCAACGAAGGCCGCGCGGATCTGGCCGAGCAACAACTGGCCGACTGGCAGCGCGTGTTCGGCGATGGCCTGCACCTGGAGCTCACCCGCACCGGGCGCGAGGGCGAGGAACGCTTCAACCAGTTCGCCCTGCACGCCGCCGGCGTACGCGGGTTGCCGGTCGTGGCCAGCAACGATGTGCGATTTCTGTATGCCAGCGACTTCAACGCGCACGAAGCGCGCGTATGCATTTCCTCCGGCCGCGTGCTGGACGACCCCAAGCGCCCGCGCGACTACAGCGACCAGCAGTACATGAAGTCCAGCGAGGAGATGGCGGCGCTGTTCGCCGACATCCCCGACGCCATCGCCAACACGCATGCGCTGGCGCAGCGCTGCAACATCGAGATGCGCCTGGGCACCTACTTCCTGCCCGCCTATCCGGTGCCCGAAGACGAGACCCTGGATACCTGGATTCGCAGCCAGTCGCGCGCGGGCCTGGCCGCGCGCCTGGAAAAGAACCCGATCGCCCCGGGCAAGACGCGCCAGGACTATGTGGACCGACTCGAATTCGAGCTGGACACCATCATCAAGATGGGCTTCCCCGGCTACTTCCTGATCGTGGCCGACTTCATCCAGTGGGGCAAGAACCAGGGCATTCCGATCGGCCCGGGGCGCGGTTCCGGCGCCGGCTCGCTGGTGGCCTGGGCGCTGCAGATCACCGACCTGGACCCGCTGCCGTACAACCTGCTGTTCGAGCGCTTCCTGAACCCCGAGCGCGTGTCGATGCCCGACTTCGACATCGACTTCTGCATGGACCGCCGCGACGAAGTCATCGACTACGTGGCACGCAAGTACGGCCGCGAACGCGTCAGCCAGATCATCACCTACGGCACCATGGCGGCCAAGGCGGTGGTGCGCGATGCCGGACGCGTGCTCGGTTTCAGCTATGGTCTGGTCGACAGCGTTGCCAAGCTGATCCCCAACATCCTGGGCATCACGCTCAAGGACGCGATGGGCGAAGGCAAGGACTCGGAGATGGCCTCGCCGGACCTGATCCAGCGCTACCAGGTCGAAGACGACGTGCGCGACCTGATGGATCTGGCGCGCCAGCTGGAAGACCTCACCCGCAATGCCGGCAAGCATGCCGGCGGCGTGGTGATCGCGCCCGATCCGCTCTCCGAGTTCTGCCCGCTGTTCGCCGAACACGACGAAGACGGCCGCGGCAAGAATCCGGTCACCCAGTTCGACAAGGACGACGTCGAAGCGGTGGGCCTGGTGAAGTTCGACTTC
The window above is part of the Xanthomonas cassavae CFBP 4642 genome. Proteins encoded here:
- the lpxB gene encoding lipid-A-disaccharide synthase encodes the protein MKEIGNRESGIETGVHERAPADGDPTALPIPHSPLPIPGARARPPRIALIAGEASGDILGAGLIEQLRLRYPGAEFVGIGGDAMRGAGCQTWFDASELAVMGLTEVLRHLPRLLKLRSAFRERVLAWKPDVFIGIDAPDFNLPVERWLKQRGIKTVHYVSPSVWAWREKRAEKIGASADLVLCLFPMEPPIYAKHGVDARFVGHPMADDIGYQADREAARAKLGLSASSTVLAVLPGSRHGEISRLGDTFFQAAWLVSEHLSNLHVLVPAANPGCKQSLAEQLSRSSLPVMRSHLLDGQARTAMLAADVVLLASGTATLEAMLVKRPMVVGYKVAPLTYRIVKTLGLLKVNRYALPNILANDDLAPELMQDDCTPERLCVALLDWFKHPGKVAALQPRYLALHAQLRRDASARAADAVAGLLQGRDSGVGIRDSSGAKA
- a CDS encoding ribonuclease HII; this translates as MNLRASHPPGESANAEQRQSPLFSQSQIPNSQSRLLVAGVDEAGRGPLAGPVAVAAVVFDPGKPRINGLDDSKQLSAQRREQLYARIIDRALAWSVVLIDSEEIDRINIYQATMLGMRRAVEGVAHVAGFARIDGNRVPKGLPCPAEALIGGDALDRAIMAASIVAKVTRDRLMHQLHAQHPEYRFDQHKGYSTPTHLAALQTHGPCLQHRRSFAPVRLALESRESRESRDPGPGTGDPEQLQVGRLVAPL